DNA from Bacillota bacterium:
AACAAAATCTGATTTATAACCGGGTAAGACAAGCAGCTATTACAATCGAATTGACCGATATCATCGGTGGAGCAAACGCTGTAAGCTAGGGAGGAAATATATGCCAAACATTGGAAAAGTAGTTCAAGTAATGGGACCAGTAGTTGATTGTTTATTTGAAGAAGGAATGCCTTCTATCAATAATGCCTTAAAAATCAAGATCCCTAAAAATAAAAATCATGGAGTGGAAATTGACCTCACCTTAGAAGTGTCTTTGTTCTTAGGTGGTGGAATTGTAAGAACCATTGCCATGGACTCAACCGACGGACTTGTAAGAGGCGTTGAAGTGATTGATACAGGAGAATTCATTTCGGTTCCCGTTGGAACATTAACGCTTGGAAGAATGTTTAATGTATTAGGAGATCCCATTGATGGACTTCCAATGCCTTCAGGAAAAATCAAGCGTTCTCCCATTCATAGACCTAGTCCAAAATTAGAAGACTTAAATGCAACAACCGAAATTCTAGAAACCGGAATCAAAGTCATTGATTTACTTGCGCCTTACATCAAAGGTGGAAAAATCGGTCTTTTTGGTGGAGCTGGTGTTGGAAAAACTGTTATCATTCAAGAACTCATTCATAATGTAGCAGAACAGCACGGAGGCATCTCTGTTTTTGCCGGAGTAGGGGAAAGAACTAGAGAAGGAAATGACCTTTACTACGATATGAAAAAATCAGGAGTAATCAATAAAACCGCAATGGTATTTGGTCAAATGAATGAGCCTCCTGGTGCTAGAATGCGTGTTGGACTTTCAGGACTTACTATGGCAGAACATTTTAGAGACGAAGAACATCAAGATGTTCTTCTATTCATCGATAATATTTTTAGATTTACACAAGCTGGTTCTGAAGTTTCTGCTTTACTTGGTAGAATGCCTTCAGCCGTTGGATATCAACCAACGCTTGCGACCGATATGGGATTACTTCAAGAGCGAATTACTTCTACGAAATCTGGATCGATTACATCGATTCAAGCCGTGTTCGTTCCTGCAGATGATTATACCGATCCAGCTCCTGCAACCACTTTTACTCATTTAGATGCAACAACCAATCTATCTAGAAAGATTTCAGAAGAAGGAATTTATCCTGCAGTGGATCCTCTTGCGTCTACTAGTAGAGCACTTACTCCTGAAATTGTAGGAGAAAAACATTACAATATCGCACGAGAAGTCCAAAAAACTCTACAACGCTATAATGATTTGTTAGATATTATTGCGATTTTAGGAATGGATGAATTAAGTGACGAAGATAAACTTGTAGTACATCGTGCAAGACGAATTCGACTTTTCTTATCTCAAAACTTCCATGTAGCGGAACAATTTACAGGGCAAATAGGAAGTTTCGTTAAAGTAAAAGACACCGTAAAAGGCTTCGAAGAAATCTTACAAGGAAAATACGATGAATTACCAGAAGATGCTTTTCGCTTAGTTGGAAGCATAGAAGAAGTCATTGAAAAAGCCAAAAGAATGAAAAAATAAAGGGGGAACACTTTTGAAAATAGTAATTGTAACTCCTGATGGCGAACTTTATAACGAAGAAGTAACCGCAATTATTGTATCGAGTGAAAACAATGGGGACTATGGTGTCTTAAAAGACCATTTGCCCATTATTTCTACAATCGATACTGGTTATATCAAATTAGAACAAGGCGATTTAGTCTACTATGTTGTTATCATTGGTGGTGTTGTTGAAACACATCACAATCTGATTACCGTAATCGCTCAAGACGCTTTTATTGGCAATTCAAAAGAAGCTGCTTTTGAAAATCTATATGCCATTCGAAAAGCAAGACTTGAAGATAACAAACAAAGAAACATTGAATTACTAAAAGCAGAAAAAGAACTGAAAAGACAAATTAAACAAACTGGTGCTGGAAGTCTATAATCACCAAGAAGGGAGTATCTATGAAAAATCGAGGATTTGAAGTTGTCACGCAGTATCTAAATCAAGATATTCGGTTACCTCTTCGCAAAACGGCAAAAAGTGCTGGATATGATATCGAAGCAGCACAAGATACTTTCATTCTTCCAGGGAAAGTAGAATTTGTGCCAACCGGATTAAAAACATATATGAATGAGTTTGAAGTTTTGCAACTTTACCCAAGAAGTTCCTTTGTAAAAAACAAAAACCTATCTCTGATAAATAGCGTTGGAATTATCGATAGTGACTATTACAATAACCCAGAAAATGAAGGCCATATTTTAGTCATGCTTTATAATTTTGGAGAGACACCACAATTTGTTAAAAAGGGAGAACGTTTTTGTCAAGCTATCTTTTCGGTTTATTTAAAAGTCGATTCAGAAGCATCTTCTTCTGTAAAACGACTTGGAGGCTTCGGAAGTACAGGTTTATGACCACATATTTGTGTGGTTTTTTCTTTATCGGTCAAAACAGGTAAAATATGCTTGATTTATCGGCCGAAATTTGGTAAAATAGTTTCGCCGTAAAAAATACACACACTGGTGAGTGATTTGTCAGGAGCCAAGCAATTGGTGACAATAATGTTGAAGCAGTGGAGGGCAAAATCAAATAGGAGGATTTAAAAAAAATGGGCGTTATATCAATGAAAGCTCTGTTAGAAGCAGGGGTGCATTTCGGTCACCAAACGCGTAGATGGAATCCAAAAATGGCAAAGTACATTTATACATCACGTAATGGGATTCATATTATCGATTTACAAAAAACAAGCGACTGTATTGATGTTGCTTACAGAGCATTGTTTGAGATTGCTCAAGCAGGCGGAAGAGTATTATTTGTTGGAACCAAAAAACAATCTCAAGATCCAGTAAAAGAAGAAGCAATTCGTTCCGGTCAATTTTATGTTGATCAAAGATGGTTAGGTGGAACCCTTACTAATTTTAAAACCATCAAACGTTCTATCAAAAAACTTCATGACCTTTACAAAATGGAAAGCGATGGAACTTTTAAATTATTACCTAAAAAAGAAGTCATTGGTCTACACAAAGAAATGGCTCGTTTAGAAAAATTCCTAGGTGGAATTAAAGAAATGCGTGGATTACCACAAGCTTTATTTATTATCGATCCTAGAAAAGAAAGAAATGCAATTTTAGAAGCAAGAATATTACACATTCCAGTATTTGGAATTATCGATACAAACTGTGATCCAGATGAAGTAGATTACATCATCCCAGCAAATGATGATGCACTTCGTTCGGTTAAATTAATTGTAAGTAAAATGGCAGATGCTGTCATTGAAGCAAACGGCGGTCTTGTGGAAGGCGTTTCACCTGTTGTCTCAGTAGAAGAAACCGAAGAAGACGATTCGACCATTGATGAAGTGGAAGAGGAAGAAACTCCAAAGATTGTTAAAAAACCAGTTGTAACAACTCCAAAACCAACACCTAAGCCAACACCAAAACCAGTTGTTACAGAAGCAAAACCAGTTGTTACGGAAGTAAAACCTGAAGTTGTTGTTGAAGTGAAACCAGAAGTAGTTGCTGAAGTGAAGACTGAAGTTGTCATCGAAAAAACAAAAACTGTTAAAGCAAAACCAGAAGTGGTTGTCGAAGAACCAAAAGTTGTTGAAGTAGAAAAAACTCCTTCCATCGACTTGGAATCTAAAACAGTTGCTGAACTTAGAGAACTTGCAAAAGAACATAATCTTACAAATTATTCTAAATTACGTAAAGCAGAATTAATTGAAGAACTTTTAAAACAAATGTAAATAATAAAGGGAGCAATAATTGCTCCCTTTTTAGAGAAAACACTTAAAATAATTGTATATCACTTCAAAATATGATAATATTATAATAGTGTAATAAGGAGGAAATACCATGGATATTACAGCTAGTTTAGTAAAAGATTTACGTGAGAAAACCGGTGCAGGAATGATGGATTGCAAAAAGGCACTTGTTGAAACAAATGGAAATATCGATTTAGCTATTGATTGGTTAAGAGAAAAAGGAATTGCAAAGGCAGCAAAGAAAGAATCTAGAATTGCTGCAGAAGGTCTTTGTGAAGTTTTATCAGATAAGAACAAAGCAATCGTATTTGAACTAAATTGTGAAACGGATTTCGTGTCTCAAAACGAAAGGTTCATTAAATTAGTTTCAACGGTTGGGAACATTCTTTTAAATAGCAATGCTTTAACAAATGAAGAAGCTTTATTAGTAACAGAAAACGCAAAAACTTTGCAACAAATTTTACTTGAAAGTGTCGTTTTCATTGGAGAAAAAATTTCACTTCGTCGTTACGAAGTATTCACAAAAACAGACAATCAAGTATTTGGCTTATACAAACACATGGGCGGAAAAATTGTTTCTTTATCCATTCTAAATGGTGGAGATTTTCAAACCGCAAAAGACATCGCTATGCATGTTGCGGCATCTAGTCCTAAATATTTAAGTCAAAAAGATATCGCACCAGAAATCATTGTTCATGAAAAACAAGTTTTGACCAATGAAGCATTAAATGAAAATGAAACAGCAGAAAAACCAAAACCTCAAGCAATCATTTTAAAAATGGTTGAAGGCCGTTTAAATAAAAACTTAAAAGAAATCTGTTTAGTAAATCAAGCGTTTATTAAGAACCCAGATCAATCAGTTGAAGAATACGTAAAAAGTAAAGGCGCAACAATCGCTTCTTTTACACGTTTAGCTGTTGGTGAAGGCATTGAAAAGAAAGAAGATAATTTTGCAGACGAAGTATTATCACAAGTAAAATAATTGGAAGGGCACTCGTGTGTCCTTTCTTTCTCATTTAAGGGGGTCCTATTATGTTAAAAAGACGAGTTATGATAAAATTAAGTGGAGAAGCTTTAGCTGGAAAAAGTGGAATCGGTATTGATCCACAAGTGGTAAAAAGAATCGCAAAAGAAGTAAAAGCAGCCTATGATTTAGATTTATGTGAAATTGGAATTGTCGTAGGCGGAGGAAACATTTTCAGAGGCAAATTAGCAGCTGAAATGGGAATTGAACGTTCTAGTGCTGATTACATGGGAATGATTGGTACCATCCTAAATGCCCTTGCTCTTCAAAATTCTCTTGAAGCGATGGGTGTTCCAACAAGGGTAATGACTAGCCTTAATATTCCTGAAGTAGCTGAACCCTACATAAGAAGAAAAGCCATTAGTCACCTTGAGAAAAACTATATTGTTATTTTTGGTGGAGGTACTGGGAATCCTTATTTTTCTACCGACACTACTTCAGCTTTAAGAGCTGCAGAACTTGGAGCAAGCATTGTTTATATGGCTAAAAATGGAACCGATGGAGTCTATGATAAAGATCCTCAAGTTCATAAAGATTCAAACAAATATAGTAGTCTGACCCATCAAGAAGTTTTACAAAAAGAACTTCAAGTTATGGATTCAACTGCTGCAGCATTATGTCATGATAACAACATCGATATTTATGTCTTTGACATGAACAAAGATGGCAATATCAAGCGCGCAATTTTAGGCGAAGATATTGGCACAATGATTAAAAATAAGTAAATAAGGAGTGAAAATGTATGCCTGATACAATTTTAATGGAAGCCGAAGAACGGATGGAACATTCGATTATTGCCCTTCATAAAGAATATGCAACCATAAGAAGTGGAAGAGCAAACCCAAAAATGCTAGAGCGTGTTACTGTGGATTATTATGGAGCGTTGTCTCCCATCAGTCAAATTGCTTCAATTCAAGTTCCTGAAGCAACTCAAATTTACATCAAACCTTATGACAAATCACTACTGTCCAAAATTGAAAGAGCTATTTTTGCGGCTAATTTAGGAGTTACTCCTACCAATGATGGCATTGGAATTCGGATTTCTTTACCACCTCTTACCGAAGAAAACAGAAAAGAATCCGTTAAAGTCATTCATAAAATGGCAGAAGAAAATAAAGTAGGAATTAGAAACATAAGGCGAGACGCTATTTCTGATTTAAAGAAATTAGAAAAAGATAAAAAACTGACCGAAGATGATTCGAAATATTATCAA
Protein-coding regions in this window:
- the atpD gene encoding F0F1 ATP synthase subunit beta — translated: MPNIGKVVQVMGPVVDCLFEEGMPSINNALKIKIPKNKNHGVEIDLTLEVSLFLGGGIVRTIAMDSTDGLVRGVEVIDTGEFISVPVGTLTLGRMFNVLGDPIDGLPMPSGKIKRSPIHRPSPKLEDLNATTEILETGIKVIDLLAPYIKGGKIGLFGGAGVGKTVIIQELIHNVAEQHGGISVFAGVGERTREGNDLYYDMKKSGVINKTAMVFGQMNEPPGARMRVGLSGLTMAEHFRDEEHQDVLLFIDNIFRFTQAGSEVSALLGRMPSAVGYQPTLATDMGLLQERITSTKSGSITSIQAVFVPADDYTDPAPATTFTHLDATTNLSRKISEEGIYPAVDPLASTSRALTPEIVGEKHYNIAREVQKTLQRYNDLLDIIAILGMDELSDEDKLVVHRARRIRLFLSQNFHVAEQFTGQIGSFVKVKDTVKGFEEILQGKYDELPEDAFRLVGSIEEVIEKAKRMKK
- the atpC gene encoding ATP synthase F1 subunit epsilon, with protein sequence MKIVIVTPDGELYNEEVTAIIVSSENNGDYGVLKDHLPIISTIDTGYIKLEQGDLVYYVVIIGGVVETHHNLITVIAQDAFIGNSKEAAFENLYAIRKARLEDNKQRNIELLKAEKELKRQIKQTGAGSL
- the dut gene encoding dUTP diphosphatase; the encoded protein is MKNRGFEVVTQYLNQDIRLPLRKTAKSAGYDIEAAQDTFILPGKVEFVPTGLKTYMNEFEVLQLYPRSSFVKNKNLSLINSVGIIDSDYYNNPENEGHILVMLYNFGETPQFVKKGERFCQAIFSVYLKVDSEASSSVKRLGGFGSTGL
- the rpsB gene encoding 30S ribosomal protein S2, which produces MGVISMKALLEAGVHFGHQTRRWNPKMAKYIYTSRNGIHIIDLQKTSDCIDVAYRALFEIAQAGGRVLFVGTKKQSQDPVKEEAIRSGQFYVDQRWLGGTLTNFKTIKRSIKKLHDLYKMESDGTFKLLPKKEVIGLHKEMARLEKFLGGIKEMRGLPQALFIIDPRKERNAILEARILHIPVFGIIDTNCDPDEVDYIIPANDDALRSVKLIVSKMADAVIEANGGLVEGVSPVVSVEETEEDDSTIDEVEEEETPKIVKKPVVTTPKPTPKPTPKPVVTEAKPVVTEVKPEVVVEVKPEVVAEVKTEVVIEKTKTVKAKPEVVVEEPKVVEVEKTPSIDLESKTVAELRELAKEHNLTNYSKLRKAELIEELLKQM
- the tsf gene encoding translation elongation factor Ts — protein: MDITASLVKDLREKTGAGMMDCKKALVETNGNIDLAIDWLREKGIAKAAKKESRIAAEGLCEVLSDKNKAIVFELNCETDFVSQNERFIKLVSTVGNILLNSNALTNEEALLVTENAKTLQQILLESVVFIGEKISLRRYEVFTKTDNQVFGLYKHMGGKIVSLSILNGGDFQTAKDIAMHVAASSPKYLSQKDIAPEIIVHEKQVLTNEALNENETAEKPKPQAIILKMVEGRLNKNLKEICLVNQAFIKNPDQSVEEYVKSKGATIASFTRLAVGEGIEKKEDNFADEVLSQVK
- the pyrH gene encoding UMP kinase, producing the protein MLKRRVMIKLSGEALAGKSGIGIDPQVVKRIAKEVKAAYDLDLCEIGIVVGGGNIFRGKLAAEMGIERSSADYMGMIGTILNALALQNSLEAMGVPTRVMTSLNIPEVAEPYIRRKAISHLEKNYIVIFGGGTGNPYFSTDTTSALRAAELGASIVYMAKNGTDGVYDKDPQVHKDSNKYSSLTHQEVLQKELQVMDSTAAALCHDNNIDIYVFDMNKDGNIKRAILGEDIGTMIKNK
- the frr gene encoding ribosome recycling factor, translated to MPDTILMEAEERMEHSIIALHKEYATIRSGRANPKMLERVTVDYYGALSPISQIASIQVPEATQIYIKPYDKSLLSKIERAIFAANLGVTPTNDGIGIRISLPPLTEENRKESVKVIHKMAEENKVGIRNIRRDAISDLKKLEKDKKLTEDDSKYYQDEVQKITDKFIEKIDEVFKEKEKDVMSI